The window gagagaaacagagagagaaagagagaaacagagagagaacagagagagagagaaacagagagagagaaaacagagagagagagacagaggagagagaaacaaagagagagagagaacagagagaaagaagaagagaacagagaagagaagagagagaaagagagagagagagagagagagagagagagagagaaacagagagagagagagagaaacagagagagagagagagaaacagagagagagagagagaaacagagagacaggggCAGGCccagggaaagagaaatagaacttGAAGACTATTCAGAGGAAGTGGAAGGTAGGGGGACCTTTGGTAGTAGCATATAAGGAAAAACTGGTGAAAAGGAATTAAGAATTAAGCCtcaagaagagaagatttaggtgGGATATTGGGAAATTAGGAGAGGTATCTTCAAGGATCCAGAAGACTATCATTGGGAAGAAGGATTATAAACTGCAGTAGGTTGAAATAGCAAAAGGGGAGATTTAGGTTCCATGTAAAGAAGATGTTCTTTATAAATGGAGCAATTTAACAGTGGAAAAGGCTGCTTCAGGAGGTTAAAGGATCACTTCAAAAAGGTTtgaaaatataatggaatattgatTTGTCATAGATGTTATAGAAGATACTCTTGTTCGAGTATGGGTTGAGTTAGATAATAGTTATCATTATTAGAAAGTatgcattatataattatatatgattacatatacatgaatactatatcataattattataaCAATCATATAATAAATCTGTCTTTGCATATTAAATGTATtaactatataataaaattattatgttgttataataattatagcttctattcatatagtgctttaagatttataaaagttttataaaggttgttatcattttatcctcaaaacaatcttgGAGGCAGGTACTataatcatctccattttacagataaggaaagtttAAGTGAAGTTTAGTGAAGCTTCATTTATTTCAGAACTTGATTGGTTTCTGATTGATATAAAagccaaatgatttttttttctttttcttctatcaataggacaattttacttttaagaatagagattaaatggtttgcccagggtcatataatcaGAAAGTGTCTAAGTCCTCACTTGTACCTCTTTGAATGCTTTgtttttcctcatccataaaatgaggataataaaattcATGCAATTTACCCACAGAGACTGGCTGTTGTAAGAAAAGATGtcttataaaaaacataaaatgttatagaaatatgaGCAATTCTTATTATGGTGCCAGTTGACAACAGCAAGTATGAGAGTAGTTTGAGGGTAGACAAAgtaaaattaattacattttgCATGGAAAACTGAGGAATCAAAAAAGCTGAGGCTTTTTTATGCAACTTGTTTGTATCAAGGTCATGCCAGTAATTTCCTGTAAAAGGACCATGAAATCCCAGATCCAGAGCAGCTAAGTAGGCTAGAAGACTGGACAAgacaaataaaactgaatttgaatcattTATACCCTCTaagacttagtttcttcatctgtaaaatgagtaaatcAACTAGGTCAGAGGTATCAAACACAAGACCCACTGAATGCTCCAGAGTGCATACCAAATTAGATTACAATgtaattggaaattttttttaataaaataaaatgtaggtaTTGTTACAATGTGGTTTTCCAAATTAACATGAGAGTTGTTGTTTGGTTGTCTCCAACTCTTtacaatcccatttggggttttcttagcaaatgatttgtcatttcttctcccgcttattttaggaaactgaggcaaatagaattaagtgacttgcccagagttacacagccaataagtgtctgagaatggatttgaatttagggaggTGAGTTGTCTTAATTCTAAGACCAGTCCTTGATCAactgtatcacctaactgcccatGTGTTTTAGtggctttgttttttatttgagtttattAGCTCCAGACAAGatcattttgaatatttcttctatttctaagtctatgatacaaaagctaaaataattaatatgttaAAATCGTTAGTATTCATGAAACTTCTCCTACATTTCAaagttaatttaataatttaaagaataatattgTGAATTGTCCAGGCATTCTGTTGATGTTTGTTCCTCTATACTGTTAATTAAAATATCCACTCACAtgcaaaataaaggaagaaaagaagtatatTATTTGCTCTTAGATCCAGTTGAGAAGAAGTTTAAAATTATTAACCAACATGAAATTTAGGCATTATCCATTAATTTCACTTATTActatccattttacaaaagaagtcGACCTTAATATTCCTTAATTCCTTAATATTTTGCCAATAATTTATCTTATTGTCATTTGTCTAAATAGCAGCCACTAACTTAGGTTTCCTGAGATCACCtagaacaataaaatcaaatagaatatctgattataaataataaaagaggcaCTGTGGCATGTAGCACAAGTATTCTCCACAGAATAGAAGCTTAATTAAAGTTTACTGAAGGAGAAGCTAgaagatggatgaatagatggatagaaGAGCATTGAACTCAGTCAAGAGAATTGGGAACCTAGACCCAGCTCACCCACTAAGTAGTTGTCTGCCTATTGCTAAGTAATTTCCTCATGATAGGCCTAAATTTCCTcctctattgaaaaaaaaaagaggggagaaaaatgggaataaagcaTTGTACTAAATGATCCCTAAGGTTATCATGAATCTGAATCTTTGGATTGGCCTATAAACAAGAGCAATACTGGTAGTCTCCTATAGGTCAAACCAAATGTTTATACTTGACTCCTAATGAAGCCATACTGGATTCTTAAAAGTACAATTGCTGTattgatagaagaaaaagaaaaaaaattggcttttaTATCATTCAGAAACCAATCAAGTTCTGAAATAAATGAAGCTTCACTAAATGGAATGAGGAAGGAGacaccatttattaagcaacaatcatgtgccaggcactatgctaaacatttttacaaatattttatcctcacaacaatcctggaataGGTACTACTATTGCCCCTACTTTACAGAGGAGAACACAGCaagtagagattaaatgactaatCCAGAATCATAaaagtagtaagtatctgaagcccgATTTCTACTCAGGAATTCTCAACTCCAGCCCCAGTGCACTTATCTGTTTTACCACCTTACTGGAGAAAGACAGAGTTGTGTGAACtgtaaaactttaaaagttgGAGATTTTCACCACTCTGAATAACTTAGTCATTAAAGATGGTGAAAAAGATTCTAGCTAGCACATTCATAAATTTAACAAATCCTTACCAAATGCCTATTCTGTGAAAGGGATCTGCGCTACAATGTAAAAGTTACAAAGATGATCATGTTGGCCAAAGATGGCCTTCAAGGACTGCAAAACTGTCCTGTCTGCCCTTACTAAGCAATTTCCTAGAATAACAATTAGAGCAAAATTATCTTGGGAAGCTAAGTGGCAATGAAGAGGacagagcactgagcttggaatcaggaagactcatcttcccgagttcaaatgtggccttacaCACTCTGTAGTTGTGGGATTCTGGGCATGTctcttcaccctgtttgcctcagttcccttcatctgaaaaatgagctgaaaaaggcggtggcaaaccactctaatatctaagtcaagaaaatcctaaatggggtcacaaagagttggacatgactgaaaggactCAACAATAATACTTCAAGTCACTTCTCTCACCTGCAAAACtgaagaaatcaaatgagatgagcACTGAAGTCTAAACCTCAGATGATAATATCCAAGCTCCAAATCCTATgtactaagaaagaaaaagatgcaaAAACGGTTACCTCTTTCTAATTCAGAAACTCTTTCCAGGAGTGCATTCAGTGCTGTCTCTGTCTTTTGTCGATGAGCTGAAGTCTCATTATGAAGCAAAGATTTTTCATCCTCAAGTTCAGCCACTTTGCTCAAAAGCTGGCGTTCTAGCTCCCCAAGCCTCCTCTGAAGCATCTCTCGAAAGTCATTAGGCAGAATTGCATATGACACATTGACACGTAGTTGGTGCTTTAAGAacgagaaaaagagaggaaaaaatatttataacagttcaaaagaaaaactgtGAAATTAGGATCCAATGGCACAACCACCAGAGAGAAGAGTTTCCAAAACATAAGCATTCAATTATACCAACAGTGGGAAGGTAATGATTTACTTATGCTCTGTTGAAAATGACTTTCATCagggtaagaattttttttcctacaatatttgaaatttatatatctctttatcCCTTGCAAAAGTTTTGAGTTTTTTGTCTCACTAAATAGGCAAACTTCTAATCAACTATTGTTGCTTACCATAACCTCTTGGGGTAATAATTGCCCCCTTTCCCcaccaaagaaaaaattatttttttaattggtaaTCAAAATTCACTCAAAATTAATACAGAAATTATAACAACAGACCTAAATCTCTAACACTGTACAAAAATAGATGAATATGCATTATGAAGACATGATtgtaatttggaatttaaatcctagaaattaatattttaaatgttattaagAATCTCAatccttatttttattgaattcctTACCATCATTAAGTGATGTATTAAATATCTACATTTCCTCTTGTATTTAGACATGATCCCAAGAAAGCTCTGATGTGATTTTATGCTAATTATTCATTGTAATTTGAATCTTATGTGTAGTTGATAGAGAAATTCTgtcaataattttctatttattctgaaATGCAGAAGACTCCAATTCCCATGACCATGAGACAAATTCCCTAGCAAATTAAGGTCATATTAGAGACcaaagcctttttttcccctccataaaAGTTCAAAACTACTCTGAAGATTAAGGGATAATTTCTTAAATGAGAATGGATggcttctttccctcctttgaaaTCAAGAATCACACCTTAAAATTACTTGTTAGATTTCACAACATATTAGCAGTCATTCTTTTGAAATTAatgagataattttctttctgcatGGATTTCTCTTAGCAATCCCAGTCTTGGCAGTCCATTCATGATAGGTACATTCATAAGACCTTCCAATTTAATTTTAGTAAGTACAGTGTGAAGTGTGTGAAATAACACAGACACACATTTTCACatatttctgaaatcttttttttttttttaccacttctGCTCCAGCCCTCTACTGCTCTATTAAAGGATACACCATATGCCAATGTCATGTGATCCCACATGTCAGTATCACAAACCTAAAGGAGAGTCTGGGCTCAGATAGGAGAGatcaaggaatttttttaaatgaaagcaagaaacatatacaaaatccctcaaaccagaaaaaaattccaaaaatataatctttaaaaatatatatatcttattcaaACACTGGAGTCCTTAGGAAACAAAACAAGATACTTCCATTATCACAGTAAAGATAGGGAATTGAATATTAACTCTTTCAAGAAGACAGTGAAAAGGAGATTCGGTCTATTGAAATCATGATATCAGAGAATGGCGAAGGGGCAGAAAGAAAAGAGTTTTCTCAAGCACCATTTAGAGAACCAAATGTAACTTCAGAATGGCAGCTAGGAGGCGAGACTAGATTTATGGATCCGCATCGAGGCACTGAGTTTCCCTTTCTCCGACTCATCCCCAAACTGCACAAATGACAATTTGTTCGGTACTATTTTCAATTAGGAACCAATCTCTAAAGTAAGTGTCTCTTCatctctccgtctctgtctttcttgtctttcctctttcttcccttattcatcTCTTTTCCCTATTAGCCCATATCTGTTCCCTTTCCGcatctctctatccctctctccatgttgttcttgttctcttctctcccccgCTTATCCTCCTCTCCCcgctttctcttctcccccctttatagctttccttctcttttcaattccttctttttcctctctgtcctccttccctctttcaatGTCTTGTCTCTGTTACACAAGCAagtgaatacaaatataaacatatgcacGAACATTATAAGTTAGTTTCACACACAACTGCAACCCCAACACGTACACAATCTTGTCCGTGCTACCGGGGACACCTCCACAACTCTCCCCATATAAATCATCCTTTCTccacttccctcccttctttatccTCCCCCTCAAGTTCAGAGTGAAACCTCCAGGTGATTTAGCACCTGGAAACTAATCTCTTGAGTGGGAGGTAAGGATCCCAATCCCCAATCCGCCTGGAGGCTGAGCTCAGGGgactttccttcccctctcctctttcccatctcccctcctccacccttccccccaccccccaacaacCTCAGGGTAGCTAACATCTCGCAGGGTACCATCTCCATCCCAACTCTTAATACCTCGAGGGCTTCCAGCCTGTCCTTCAGACTCTGCATGGTCCGGCTCAGTTGGTCAATGACTTGACCGGGATCTCGGGGAAGATCACCCATGGTATCCTTGCCGGTTCCAGTTTTGCTGTACTCCTTCCTCCAGGGGCCGGACTTGCCGTCCGCACCGCCCGCCAGACTCTCACAGCGGGTCAGCTTGCCGGTCAGTTCGCGGATAGTCTCTCGCTGGTTGCCAATAGTCTCCTTCTGCTGCAGGATGGTCTCCCGCAGCTGCAACACAGTAGCTTTGAGCTCCTCTTCGGGGGTCAGAGCACCGCCCTGAACAGGGACTGCTGGGAGTGGACAGCCCGCGCTAGTGGCGTCCAGGGGCAGTGAAGTACACACGAAACGGCTCCCGGGCGGCgccgggttctcctgacttctcaCGCCGATCCCCCACTTACCTCCGGAGACCACCAAGAAGGCTAAGCTTGTGGCCAGCAGCGCCAGCATCCTTCCAGATCTAACTGAGGGACAGCACAACTCACTTCACCCTTCCACTGTGGTGTCGCTTAGCactggggggagagaggggaaagagatggagaagttAGGCACAGATCCGCTGTCCTCCCCGAGGGCGTCACTTTGCGCTGGAGCAAAGGctttttgcaaaatcttgcagAAACAGCATCAAAGTCCCGAGCTTTACCTCCTCCAAGAGACTTGGTCCTTCCCTCCAAATGAGAACCGTAATTCTTCGCAGAGACCAAGAGTCCAGCCGAGGCTCACACTTCTGCGCGGCTACTTGTTTGCTCTTAAAAGCGGTTTTTAAGCTGGACTTCTAGCTGCTGGGCACTGAGCGGTGCTCTCCAGTCAGACTCAGCGCGCGCTCTCCCATTCTTAAAGCTTGAGGAAGGCGTGCGGGGCGCTGTCACTGGAGAGCGCTGATTGGCCCGAGCTGGGGCCGCGCGTCATGTGTGTCCCCTGTGCACAACCGAGCTGGGAGGACCGGAgctgggggctggggaggggcgGACAATATAAGGATGGAGTGGCGGGTCCCCGGGTTTCCTATTGGCTGCGTCCCAGGCTGCGCGTGCTGGACTGATGGTGGTGGGAGGGCAGTCTGGGGGCGGTGAGGAGGGCGGGGAACGAAGAAAGAGAAGAGGCGGAGGTGATGGGCAACTGTAGCGCACTGGTACTAGAGATTCCGAGTGGCTCGTTTGCTTCTTTCCAGAGCTGATGATGGGAGCGGGGGAGGCGGGTTGGGAGGACCAGTGACTGCAGCCTGGATTCTGCTGGCTCAGGTCCGGAGGAGACAAGCAGAAGGGGGCTTCAGCCCAGTAGCTATATTCTTTGACAGAACTCTTTACCCAGGCGCAACTCATCTCCAGCGCTACCAGGACGCTTCCATTTAAAGACGACCAACTAGTCTTAAAATCTATTTCCTAAGGTAAAAACAGGAGGGGGTGAGCCTCTCAGCATCTTTTCTACCCCATTCCGTGCATTCCTAGTCCCCAACCCATCCTCCGTCCTATCCTTCACTCTTCTAGGCTTTCCTTTCTCAACAGGAAAATACTAGAAGCTAAAATCTCTAtgtaaagatgaaaggaaaatagtCAGATGTGGAACCCTGGATACCTCTagttggaaagaaggaaaagaaacccAGGGATTCTTCCCTGTGGGACCCGGTCCATATTCGCCTATGTAAAGCTTCCCACGCACCTCTTGGGGTAGCGTCAGCCTTCAAGCCACGGGCATCGGCACCGAGAATGAGCAGCTGGGTAAAGGGTTTGACTTGGATAGGGAGGAGTCACGTAGACTGACTTGACCTGAAATCTCACAGTGTCACTTCTTTACCCTGACATTTTCCCCCTGTAACAGCATGGGTGTGGAAAAAGTCAAATGTCCAGCACGGGGTTTCTGCGGGACTTACTTCGTGAATATTTTGTTAACTATGttcatattaatttcttttgtaatcctatgtattttgtgcatttaaaatacGTTCTTTTGAAAAAAGATCTCCAAGCTTTACTAGTAAACCAGACTGCTAAAGGGATCCatgcaataaaaaaaagattaagaatcacGAGGTTAGAGGTATCTTGGGAAGTCCTCCTTTCCCCTTAATTATCCACAGCTTTCCCTACCCATCCATAAATTACCACAACCCCAGAAGATTCTTCCTTCcccaatcaaaaaataaatacagcTTACTGGAATACAGCCAATGATGTccttgatacctaaaccagtaaACTAGTACTACCAGAATATTTTTTTGCTCAAACACAAATGTTTGTAGTATTATTTTCTCTGTAACATCATTAGTGCTTTTCAACAGCAAATCTACTCTActgtaaaaaagatttttaaaataacaaaaccaaaatagaacAACAATTCCATAACATGATTACAAAATGGAATGAAACACACCTCTCCCATTAGATTGAAAGCTCCTCCAGAGCTACTTtttactgtctttcttttttatccctagcacttaacacagtgattggcacatattagtcaattaataaatgttagtcaataaataaataagtcaatTAATAGATGACTGACTGACTCCCTCCTATCTCACAACTATCCTACCTTCTGAAGATATTCAAAAATAACTCACTGATTTTTAGGGAGCAACAGGCTTTTCAAGGCACTTTAGAAAGAGGGATTAGCAGCTTAACAAAATGTAGTACCCTGAATATAAAGAAGATCTCTCCTGCCATATTTATTATCTTGATCCTCAATAGGCCACGTCACTGTCAATGTGAACAATTTATATGGCATAAACTCTTTTACCCAGCACATTGCTATGGGCAATTGATACTTGTGCTGGTGAGGCGGCACAGAGTAAAGCAGAGTCCCTTGGCTTTTGCTGAAGTTAGAATGCAGTTTTCTTAGTTCAAACTTCTGTCCAGTCTTAGGCTCTTGGGGGAAAAGGTCTAAGTGAAATTCCAGTACTATAAGAACCCTGAACAGTTGTTTATATAGTCAAGTCTAGGGAGGATTTACTGTACAACTATAGCTTGGGCTGGTGAATTGTATTATAAATAgaaatgtttctgtttttgtttttcctctagttttttgtttttattttttgttctttttttaaaaaagaaatactgttGCAAGGCCATTGATCACATTATCCATTATACcagaaataaatggatttgtCACTTTTACATGAAAGCAAATGAGGATTCAGaaagcaaagtttattgaaataaatgaaatgattataATATAAACCAGACTGCAGTGATTAATCTCCAGGAACCAAACTTTGACCTGCTTTGCACTCCAAACAATAGCTTTTGTTATGTAAATAATTGTGGGTTTTCCAAGGACAGTATTTCAAACTACTGTGGGGGAAAAAGAACTATTCATAAAAAGATTTGCATAGTAAAAATTCTCCAGAACCTGAAACCTGATCTAtacaacaacaaatcatagagaGTTGAAGAACTTTACCATTATAAATATGttcaaggtcatccactacatTCCAGTACATAGTCATccttttgttttgccactggacttcaataactctggaggaaagagagaggctgataactttgtgcacttctcacttaaatccaattcattcaaGAGTAAAGATATTTCTTTATGATGCAACTGGTCCTGTTCAAAAGCAAAGGTGAAACAGTAGATGTGTCTTCAGTCTTTTTCTTCCACATCCAATTTTTCCTGCCTTTATCTTACATCAGATTGGCTCAAGTAAAATGGACACCAGAGAAAAGATTATAACAACtagtaaataaaatgcaaagcTAAGTTGTGAAATCAACATAATTGAATCATTTAATCAATCTGTGATTCTAAGCCTGGATATTCTCTCCACTAGTATTAATAGTAACTGTGTCTTCTTTTCCTATATACTTCTTATCTAAGTATCATCACTTCATTGTTGGTCCTTTGTTTTGAAAAAGAACAATGATAGTACAATATGTTCTCTCCacttgcttgtgaattggatttaagtgaggcagttgCATCACTTTCATCATCAGTTTCACTCCctctttcagagtcatcaaaatccagtgacaagacaaaaatcaTGGGTGGTGGCCCATGATGCATCTGATAACCTTGGTGTCATTGGTGTTTGACCAAGCTCTATCTAAGCACTCTACAACACCTGCTTCAGATGCTTTAATAGCAgttgttctcattttcttttcagttgttCTCATTTGCCAATTCCAGTTAATCGTGgggaaagtcttcatatgcttggggtagacaccaCCCTAACTCATCAATGGGTTTAATCTTATTAGTTACCCTtaatctggtttagcccatctgccaaggtAGTCTATTGGGGTATGGCTGTTGCACATGTTATAGCTTCTTGGTGATCCAGGTGAGAGTTAGATGAGAAGTAGACAGCAAATGTGGATGTGAAGCCCTGAAAAAGAGGTGCTAGTCTTCTTTGAATACCCCACACACCACATCAACACTTTAATTACAGATTGAAAGTAACAAGGGGGtaaaattaatattcatatatttaaatgtgtaaTCCTTAACACACATCTCCTTTTCTACCTCTCTGATAACATCTCTATGGATGTGGGGAAAGGGTACAATCATTTCTCTTTCATGGGTCATTATATCCAAATTAATTCATAACTTAGTGGTCCATGTTGTAATAGATGATGAATCTTACTGTAATTAGTCAGGTGATCCTAGGACAATAGATATTTGGATCAataaataacaagcatttattaaatacttactttgTGCCATGCATTGTGGTAGAggatttaaaagacaaaatataatgtAGAAGTGTGACAGGTGGAGGGTGGGgaacatgtatatgtacaaaatgCAAACTATGCATaaactaaatgcaaaataattttgaggagCATTAATAATTAGAGGCACCAGGAAAATCATTATGTAGGAGACTTTAAAAAATGGTGAgaagaaaatgcattttaaacAAAAACATAGAGGTAGGAGATGTCAAAATAGTTTATACATTCTAAAATTTTCATAAACAACAATGCAGACACTTACAAAGGACCATAGAGAATAGAGGGTGAAGGGAAAGACTTTATTCTTTACACTTAgattatattttgtttaagaaTACTTATTCCCCCCCCCAGTGGTGCTGAACAGCCTTCTAATACttcttaaatataaattaattatttttgagtattttcaaaaagttatataTCAAGTATGAAGAATGGCAGTTTGACAAAGACTCTAGagaacaatgaatgaatgaatgaatttatatagctttttaagttttgcaaaaccATTTTCctgttatgtcatttgatcccTACAAAAACATTGTgaattagatgctattattattcccattttaacaatgaggaaactgaggctgagaaaatttAAGTGTCTTGCCTGTTGgctatacaactagtaagtgtctgaggcaggattaaaactttggtcttcctgattcctaatGAGTATACTCTATCCACCAGAAACCTGGTTCAGTCTTGTCCATAAGAATTTTACGGCAAAagtactggaatgatttgccatttccttttccagtagattaaggcagaggttaagtgatttgtccaatgtcacacagctaataagtgtctgaggctagatttaagttcaggtcctcctgactccagtcaTGCTCTATTTACTGAACCATCTAGTTACCTCCTAGCACCTAGGGAATGGTAAAAAGCCTTCTAGTTTAGTAGAAGCTTGCATTTTGTTAGCATATGTTTTGAGAACCCAGAACTCaaattttgagaatttaaaactcaattctATGTCATGATGAGACAGCAGAGTAAGATTTTTGTGAACCatcatagaaaatttaaaatcttgGTTTATCTCTTCAGATTAACACCAAGCTTCCTACTTGGAGATGCCCAGGTGATTGTCTGAATTTTTAAGTTATAATCCATATTTTTGGTGTTGAACACACAGTAGGTGTTAGAAAAATCTTCATCACAGCAGTATGGCATAAT of the Sarcophilus harrisii chromosome 1, mSarHar1.11, whole genome shotgun sequence genome contains:
- the NPTX2 gene encoding neuronal pentraxin-2; protein product: MLALLATSLAFLVVSGGKWGIGVRSQENPAPPGSRFVCTSLPLDATSAGCPLPAVPVQGGALTPEEELKATVLQLRETILQQKETIGNQRETIRELTGKLTRCESLAGGADGKSGPWRKEYSKTGTGKDTMGDLPRDPGQVIDQLSRTMQSLKDRLEALEHQLRVNVSYAILPNDFREMLQRRLGELERQLLSKVAELEDEKSLLHNETSAHRQKTETALNALLERVSELERGNSAFKSPDAFKVSLPLRTNYLYGKIKKTLPELYAFTICLWLRSSASPGIGTPFSYAVSGQANEIVLIEWGNNPIELLINDKVAQLPLFVSDGKWHHICVTWTTRDGMWEAFQDGEKLGTGENLAPWHPIKPGGVLILGQEQDTVGGRFDATQAFVGELSQFNIWDRVLKAQEIMNIANCSTNMPGNIIPWVDNNVDVFGGATKWPVETCEERLLDL